A window of the Gordonia humi genome harbors these coding sequences:
- a CDS encoding DoxX family membrane protein, producing MSSSNDNDPERGPSRPRPRRPRPDRDDFIERHGRRPAPNPQPADVAADATDPIDAGEPTSIIEPVDSPADVNDTEVIERIGDGPADEEAAPGAVDQETGAPPRAYAAVDEPTSDSTAGSEETTRLPRSDVPVQSSDEPVTTEPFDDPDDERDRPRGERRTAEHLTQDPLPYIEPQPTRPIETEAPPQPFAPEPFDDESVAPPEQVAAQAPPARRGTVDLGLLVLRVALGVVFLLHGLQKSTGWLGGPGPQGFADFLANSSDPSLGFDENVTKILSLVAGVSETAGGVLLILGLFTPIAGAAVLSSILVAMTYKATLAGGVWFFAADGGGNGVEFEATLAAAAAAVILTGPGLYSVDRRWGWARRPAWGSAAWLVIGIGVAVAVWLVFNGANPLVNM from the coding sequence GTGAGTAGTTCCAACGACAACGATCCGGAGCGCGGACCGTCGCGGCCGCGGCCCCGTCGTCCGCGACCGGACCGCGACGACTTCATCGAACGGCATGGTCGACGCCCCGCGCCGAATCCGCAGCCCGCCGACGTCGCCGCCGACGCCACCGATCCGATCGACGCGGGTGAGCCGACGTCGATCATCGAGCCGGTCGACTCGCCCGCCGATGTCAACGACACGGAGGTCATCGAGCGCATCGGTGACGGTCCGGCCGACGAGGAGGCCGCGCCCGGCGCCGTCGATCAGGAGACCGGGGCCCCGCCGCGCGCCTACGCAGCCGTCGACGAGCCGACATCCGACTCGACCGCCGGATCCGAGGAGACCACGCGGCTTCCGCGCAGCGACGTCCCCGTGCAGTCGTCCGACGAGCCCGTCACCACGGAGCCGTTCGACGACCCGGACGACGAGCGCGACCGTCCACGCGGTGAGCGGCGTACCGCCGAACACCTGACGCAGGACCCGCTGCCGTACATCGAGCCGCAGCCGACGCGTCCGATCGAGACCGAGGCGCCGCCGCAGCCGTTCGCCCCGGAACCGTTCGACGACGAGTCCGTCGCCCCGCCCGAGCAGGTGGCTGCGCAGGCGCCGCCTGCGCGACGCGGCACCGTCGACCTCGGTCTGCTGGTGCTGCGCGTCGCGCTCGGTGTCGTCTTCCTCCTGCACGGGTTGCAGAAGTCGACCGGGTGGTTGGGCGGTCCGGGCCCGCAGGGATTCGCGGACTTCCTAGCCAACTCCTCGGATCCCAGCCTGGGATTCGACGAGAACGTGACCAAGATCCTGTCGCTCGTGGCGGGCGTCAGCGAGACCGCGGGCGGTGTGTTGCTGATCCTCGGACTCTTCACCCCGATCGCCGGGGCCGCGGTGCTGAGCAGCATTCTGGTCGCGATGACCTACAAGGCGACCCTCGCGGGCGGCGTCTGGTTCTTCGCGGCCGACGGCGGCGGCAACGGCGTCGAGTTCGAGGCGACGCTCGCCGCGGCGGCCGCAGCCGTGATCCTCACCGGTCCGGGTCTGTACTCGGTGGACCGACGATGGGGGTGGGCACGCCGCCCGGCGTGGGGTTCGGCGGCCTGGCTGGTGATCGGCATCGGCGTCGCCGTGGCCGTGTGGCTGGTCTTCAACGGAGCGAATCCGTTGGTGAACATGTAG
- a CDS encoding PspC domain-containing protein, with protein MSDQIPPYTPDPTVPAQPRRLRRSRTDRKIAGIAGGVADYLGVDSTRVRVAFVASILLPGPQVLLYLILWLVIPED; from the coding sequence ATGAGCGACCAGATCCCCCCGTACACCCCCGACCCGACGGTCCCGGCGCAGCCGCGCCGTCTGCGCCGTTCGCGGACCGACCGCAAGATCGCCGGCATCGCGGGCGGCGTCGCCGACTATCTCGGCGTCGACTCGACGCGGGTGCGCGTCGCGTTCGTGGCGTCGATTCTGCTGCCGGGCCCGCAGGTGCTGCTCTATCTGATCCTGTGGCTGGTGATCCCGGAGGACTGA
- the ilvN gene encoding acetolactate synthase small subunit: protein MSTTHTLSVLVEDRPGVLARVSGLFSRRGFNIESLAVGPTELKGISRMTIMVTVDDFPLEQVTKQLNKLINVIKIVEQEPTNSVSRELMMIKVRSDATNRSEIIDVVNLFRSKVIDVSPESVTVEATGTSEKLEALLRMLDPYGIREIAQSGGVTLGRGPKSMSANR from the coding sequence GTGAGCACCACCCACACGCTAAGCGTTCTGGTCGAGGACCGTCCAGGTGTCCTCGCCCGCGTCTCCGGGCTGTTCTCACGGCGCGGATTCAACATCGAGTCGCTGGCCGTCGGCCCGACCGAACTCAAAGGGATCTCGCGGATGACCATCATGGTCACCGTCGACGACTTCCCCCTCGAACAAGTGACGAAACAGCTCAACAAGCTGATCAACGTCATCAAGATCGTCGAGCAGGAACCGACGAACTCGGTCTCCCGTGAGCTCATGATGATCAAGGTCCGCAGCGATGCGACCAACCGCAGCGAGATCATCGATGTGGTCAACCTGTTCCGCTCGAAGGTCATCGACGTGTCGCCGGAATCGGTGACCGTCGAAGCGACCGGAACGTCGGAGAAGCTCGAAGCTCTGTTGCGGATGCTGGACCCGTACGGCATCCGTGAGATCGCCCAATCCGGCGGAGTGACCCTCGGCCGTGGACCCAAGAGCATGTCGGCCAACCGCTAG
- the gatB gene encoding Asp-tRNA(Asn)/Glu-tRNA(Gln) amidotransferase subunit GatB: MSAVTDELMDYDDVIGAFDPVMGMEVHVELGTETKMFCGCPTTFGGDPNAQVCPSCLALPGALPVANAKAIESAVKIGLALNCSIRESSVFARKNYFYPDQPKNYQISQYDEPIAYDGHLDVTLTDGTVWRVEIERAHMEEDTGKSLHIGGATGRIHGASHSLLDYNRAGVPLVEIVTRPIEGAGERAPEVARAYVTALRDLLKSLDVSDVRMDQGSMRCDANLSLMLKGATEFGTRTETKNVNSLRSVETAVRYEMQRQGAVLSSGGEVIQETRHFQEADGTTSAGRRKETAEDYRYFPEPDLPPVIADPAWVESIRATLPELPWVRRARIQAEWGVSDEVMRDLVNVGAVDLIIATAEAGASADAARSWWVSFLAQQANTRGVELAELAITPKQVAEVIGLVDEGKLTNKLAQQVVTAVLDGEGEPAQIVADRGLEVVRDDSALQKAVDDALAANPDIADKIRGGKVQAAGKIVGDVMKATRGQADPGRVKELVLAACGAQ, encoded by the coding sequence ATGAGTGCGGTAACCGACGAACTGATGGACTACGACGACGTCATCGGAGCTTTCGACCCGGTCATGGGCATGGAGGTGCACGTCGAACTCGGCACCGAGACCAAGATGTTCTGCGGCTGCCCCACGACCTTCGGCGGCGACCCGAACGCGCAGGTCTGCCCGTCGTGCCTGGCATTGCCCGGTGCGCTTCCGGTCGCGAACGCGAAAGCGATCGAGTCGGCGGTCAAGATCGGTCTGGCACTGAACTGCTCGATCCGCGAGTCGAGCGTGTTCGCGCGAAAGAACTACTTCTACCCGGACCAGCCGAAGAACTACCAGATCAGCCAGTACGACGAGCCGATCGCCTACGACGGCCACCTCGACGTCACCCTGACCGACGGCACCGTCTGGCGCGTGGAGATCGAACGCGCGCACATGGAGGAGGACACCGGCAAGTCGCTGCACATCGGTGGGGCGACCGGTCGCATCCACGGTGCCAGCCACTCGCTCCTGGACTACAACCGCGCGGGCGTGCCGCTCGTCGAGATCGTCACTCGGCCGATCGAGGGCGCCGGCGAGCGGGCTCCCGAGGTGGCTCGCGCGTACGTCACCGCTCTGCGCGACCTCCTCAAATCGCTGGACGTCTCCGACGTACGCATGGACCAGGGGTCGATGCGGTGCGACGCCAACCTGTCGCTCATGCTCAAGGGCGCCACCGAGTTCGGCACACGCACCGAGACGAAGAACGTCAACTCGCTGCGCAGCGTGGAGACCGCGGTGCGCTACGAGATGCAGCGCCAGGGCGCGGTCCTGAGTTCCGGCGGCGAGGTGATCCAGGAGACTCGACACTTCCAGGAGGCCGATGGCACCACGTCGGCCGGTCGTCGCAAGGAGACCGCGGAGGACTACCGCTACTTCCCCGAGCCGGACCTGCCGCCGGTCATCGCCGACCCCGCGTGGGTCGAGTCGATCCGGGCGACGCTTCCCGAGTTGCCGTGGGTGCGCCGCGCTCGCATCCAGGCCGAGTGGGGCGTGTCCGACGAGGTGATGCGCGACCTGGTGAACGTCGGCGCCGTCGACCTGATCATCGCCACCGCCGAAGCGGGCGCATCCGCCGACGCCGCGCGCAGCTGGTGGGTGTCATTCCTGGCTCAGCAGGCCAACACCCGCGGCGTGGAGCTGGCCGAGCTGGCGATCACGCCGAAGCAGGTCGCCGAGGTCATCGGCCTCGTCGACGAGGGCAAGCTCACCAACAAGCTGGCCCAGCAGGTCGTCACCGCGGTTCTCGACGGTGAGGGCGAGCCCGCGCAGATCGTCGCCGATCGCGGTCTGGAGGTGGTCCGGGACGACTCGGCCCTGCAGAAGGCCGTCGACGACGCTCTCGCCGCGAACCCTGACATCGCCGACAAGATCCGCGGCGGCAAGGTTCAGGCCGCGGGCAAGATCGTCGGCGACGTCATGAAGGCGACCCGCGGTCAGGCCGACCCGGGCCGCGTCAAGGAGCTCGTACTCGCCGCGTGCGGCGCGCAGTAG
- the mgtE gene encoding magnesium transporter, translated as MTAHRIRALVDEERLADVARELSAVAPQEAAAILDGLDTRRGTIAFRLLSKDDAVDVFDDMSPNTQARLIDALGTAEVVDAFDNLDPDDRAELLDELPAAVAKQLIRTLPPAEREATAVVLGFGRNAVGRRMSPEFVHVYADDTIGAGLARVIERGHDAETIYTIPVVDAERRLLGVVSLRDLLLGDPSVPVETCRRPPVYAHATASAETAARRCVELGLPAMPVVDSEDRLIGMLTLDDAAEVVAAADDEDAARAGAREKLKTPYLRSSVFAITRARVVWLFVLAVSAILTVNVLEVFEGTLEQKVALALFIPLLTGIGGNTGSQAATTVTRALAMDEVRPRDVLRVALKEASVGVTMGAALGAVGFAVASVAYETGIGAVIGLTIVSVCAVAATVGGVMPLVAKRIGVDPAVFSTPFISTFCDATGLLIYFMIAKAVLGI; from the coding sequence ATGACCGCACACCGTATCCGGGCCCTCGTCGACGAGGAGCGGCTCGCCGACGTGGCCCGCGAGCTGTCCGCCGTCGCCCCGCAGGAGGCGGCGGCGATCCTCGACGGCCTCGACACCAGGCGCGGCACGATCGCCTTCCGCCTTCTGTCCAAGGACGACGCGGTCGACGTGTTCGACGACATGTCACCGAACACGCAGGCCCGCCTCATCGACGCCCTCGGCACCGCCGAGGTGGTCGACGCCTTCGACAACCTCGACCCCGACGACCGCGCCGAGCTCCTCGACGAACTGCCCGCGGCGGTCGCCAAGCAGTTGATCCGTACTCTCCCGCCCGCCGAACGCGAGGCGACCGCGGTGGTCCTGGGGTTCGGCCGCAACGCCGTCGGCCGCCGCATGAGTCCGGAGTTCGTGCACGTCTACGCCGACGACACGATCGGCGCCGGTCTGGCGCGCGTCATCGAACGAGGGCACGACGCGGAGACCATCTACACGATCCCGGTGGTCGACGCCGAGCGCCGACTGCTCGGAGTCGTGAGTCTGCGCGATCTGCTGCTCGGCGACCCGTCGGTTCCGGTCGAGACGTGCCGTCGCCCGCCGGTGTACGCCCACGCGACCGCCTCGGCGGAGACGGCCGCGCGACGCTGCGTCGAGCTCGGACTCCCCGCTATGCCGGTCGTCGACAGCGAGGACCGACTGATCGGGATGCTGACACTCGACGATGCGGCCGAGGTCGTCGCGGCGGCCGACGACGAGGACGCGGCCCGCGCCGGTGCGCGCGAGAAGTTGAAGACGCCGTATCTGCGGTCGTCGGTGTTCGCGATCACCCGCGCCCGCGTGGTGTGGCTCTTCGTGCTGGCGGTCTCGGCGATCCTGACCGTGAACGTCCTGGAGGTGTTCGAGGGCACCCTGGAGCAGAAGGTGGCACTGGCGCTGTTCATCCCGCTGTTGACCGGCATCGGCGGCAACACCGGATCGCAGGCCGCCACGACGGTCACCCGCGCACTCGCGATGGACGAGGTGCGCCCGCGCGACGTCCTGCGAGTCGCCCTCAAGGAGGCGAGCGTCGGAGTGACCATGGGTGCGGCGCTCGGTGCGGTCGGATTCGCCGTCGCGTCGGTGGCGTACGAGACCGGCATCGGAGCCGTCATCGGTCTGACGATCGTCTCGGTGTGCGCGGTGGCGGCCACGGTCGGCGGCGTCATGCCGCTCGTCGCGAAACGGATCGGCGTCGATCCGGCGGTGTTCTCCACCCCGTTCATCTCCACGTTCTGCGACGCCACCGGCCTCCTCATCTACTTCATGATCGCCAAGGCCGTCCTCGGCATCTGA
- a CDS encoding PH domain-containing protein, with protein sequence MDAVSDPEFDFKLSRLAYAGVLVAVLLVVIMMGGSLWFGFLAVVPVALAWWIHRLRTHVDSDGIVAVGTFGEQSASWDEIDGLRFPKWTSVRAVTTDGTEIRLPSVGFEDVPKLSLASGGRLPDPFAAEREARSADGTAGE encoded by the coding sequence ATGGACGCCGTGAGCGATCCGGAATTCGATTTCAAACTGTCCCGACTGGCGTACGCGGGTGTGCTCGTCGCCGTTCTCCTCGTGGTGATCATGATGGGCGGTTCGCTCTGGTTCGGTTTCCTGGCCGTCGTTCCCGTCGCCCTCGCCTGGTGGATTCACCGGCTCCGCACCCACGTCGACTCCGACGGGATCGTGGCGGTCGGCACGTTCGGCGAGCAATCGGCCTCCTGGGACGAGATCGACGGCCTGCGGTTCCCCAAGTGGACCTCCGTGCGCGCGGTGACCACCGACGGCACGGAGATCCGTCTGCCGTCGGTGGGCTTCGAAGACGTTCCCAAGCTGTCGCTGGCCAGCGGCGGCCGTCTCCCCGACCCGTTCGCCGCCGAGCGCGAGGCCAGGTCCGCGGACGGAACCGCGGGCGAATAA
- the ilvD gene encoding dihydroxy-acid dehydratase, producing MPALRSRTTTVGREAAGARALWRATGMTEDDFGKPIVAISNSYTQFVPGHVHLKNVGEIVAEAIEAAGGVAKEFHTIAVDDGIAMGHGGMLYSLPSREIIADSVEYMVNAHTADALVCISNCDKITPGMLNAAMRLNIPTVFVSGGPMEAGTSVVVNGVVRPGTDLVDAISISADSTVSDEELLTVERSACPTCGSCSGMFTANSMNCLTEALGLSLPGNGSTLATQIARRDLFTRAGELVVDLAKRYYFNDDESVLPRNVATREAFENAMSLDVAMGGSTNTVLHILAAAQEAEIDFDLADIDRISRSVPCLSKVAPNSPDYYMEHVHRAGGIPAILGELNRAGLLNKNVHPVHADSLESFLADWDIRSGTATDTALELFHAAPGGVRTTEPFSTSNRWESLDTDAADGCIRDFEHAYTVEGGLCVLRGNLAPDGAILKTAGVDESLWHFQGPARVVESQEDAVHAILSKELQAGEVLVIRYEGPAGGPGMQEMLHPTAFMKGTGMGKKCGLVTDGRFSGGSSGLVIGHASPEAAAGGDIGLVENGDEVLIDVKTRTLKVLVDDETLAERRAKMEASEHPWQPRNRERTVSNALRAYAKLATSADKGAVRVVD from the coding sequence ATGCCAGCCCTTCGGTCTCGCACCACCACTGTCGGCCGCGAGGCGGCCGGCGCCCGCGCCCTCTGGCGCGCCACCGGAATGACCGAGGACGATTTCGGGAAGCCGATCGTCGCCATCTCCAACTCGTACACGCAGTTCGTGCCCGGTCACGTGCACCTCAAGAACGTGGGCGAGATCGTCGCCGAGGCGATCGAGGCAGCGGGCGGCGTCGCGAAGGAGTTCCACACCATCGCCGTCGACGACGGCATCGCGATGGGGCACGGCGGCATGCTGTACTCGCTGCCGAGTCGCGAGATCATCGCCGACTCGGTCGAGTACATGGTGAACGCGCACACCGCCGACGCCCTGGTCTGCATCTCGAACTGCGACAAGATCACCCCGGGCATGCTCAACGCCGCCATGCGCCTGAACATCCCGACCGTGTTCGTCTCGGGCGGTCCGATGGAGGCCGGGACCTCGGTGGTCGTCAACGGGGTCGTCCGCCCGGGCACCGACCTGGTCGACGCCATCTCGATCTCGGCGGACAGCACCGTCAGCGACGAGGAACTGCTCACCGTCGAGCGGTCGGCCTGCCCGACCTGCGGATCGTGCTCGGGCATGTTCACCGCGAACTCGATGAACTGTCTCACCGAGGCTCTCGGCCTGTCGCTGCCGGGCAACGGCTCCACGCTGGCCACGCAGATCGCGCGCCGCGATCTGTTCACCCGGGCCGGAGAGCTGGTCGTCGACCTGGCCAAGCGCTACTACTTCAACGACGACGAGTCGGTGCTGCCTCGCAACGTCGCGACCCGGGAGGCGTTCGAGAACGCCATGTCGCTCGATGTCGCCATGGGCGGCTCGACGAACACCGTCCTGCACATCCTGGCGGCCGCGCAGGAGGCCGAGATCGACTTCGACCTCGCCGACATCGACCGCATCTCCCGCAGCGTGCCGTGTCTGTCGAAGGTCGCACCGAACTCGCCGGACTACTACATGGAGCACGTTCACCGGGCGGGCGGCATCCCCGCGATCCTCGGCGAACTCAACCGCGCCGGTCTGCTGAACAAGAACGTGCACCCGGTCCACGCCGACTCGCTGGAATCGTTCCTGGCCGACTGGGACATCCGCAGCGGCACCGCCACCGACACCGCGCTCGAACTGTTCCACGCGGCGCCCGGCGGCGTCCGCACCACCGAACCGTTCTCGACGTCGAACCGGTGGGAGTCCCTCGACACCGACGCGGCGGACGGCTGCATCCGCGACTTCGAACACGCGTACACCGTGGAGGGCGGCCTCTGCGTGCTGCGCGGGAACCTGGCGCCGGACGGAGCAATCCTCAAGACCGCGGGCGTCGACGAATCGCTGTGGCACTTCCAGGGGCCGGCGCGCGTCGTCGAGTCTCAGGAGGACGCCGTCCACGCCATCCTGTCGAAGGAACTGCAGGCCGGTGAGGTCCTGGTGATCCGCTACGAAGGCCCCGCGGGAGGCCCCGGCATGCAGGAGATGCTGCACCCGACCGCGTTCATGAAGGGCACCGGGATGGGTAAGAAGTGCGGTCTGGTCACCGACGGCCGCTTCTCCGGCGGCTCGTCCGGTCTGGTGATCGGACACGCTTCCCCGGAGGCGGCGGCCGGCGGCGACATCGGTCTGGTGGAGAACGGCGACGAGGTGCTCATCGACGTCAAGACCCGGACTCTCAAAGTCCTCGTCGACGATGAGACGCTCGCCGAGCGTCGCGCCAAGATGGAGGCCTCCGAGCACCCGTGGCAGCCCCGCAACCGCGAGCGCACTGTCAGCAACGCGCTGCGCGCCTACGCCAAGCTCGCGACCTCTGCCGATAAGGGCGCCGTCCGCGTCGTCGACTGA
- a CDS encoding PQQ-dependent sugar dehydrogenase — translation MPLLSTRGRRTAAAAVLAAAFVASAGCADFDSQQSTADQGTFSEVPSEMYRPQAPTAPESPDDQGGDPPTGPCVDPNPSVIATCLDQTAGVRPADAQGKTTYVAERVTGKIILSKRYGPQRAVATVPVDGSGDGGLVDFELSPTWLEDQMIFALITTPSDNRVVRIAPSGSVKPILTGIPKGATGNMGSIAFTGPDTLTVATGDAGDPGAAQDRSSLAGKIFEINPNQPAPKPDVLASGLGSNVALCRDPDNGQMYVTDSGRAGDRLSLVTQKSLKTLWTWADRPGLTGCATGTDTISVAVGAKKRIDVFTKPDSANPVLTEPTADDVSKTYGAVGRMTTFGGAFQLATINKTLPGMKTESFDDRVAVHVPQGGSEDRT, via the coding sequence ATGCCGCTGCTTTCCACACGTGGGCGGCGCACCGCCGCCGCAGCCGTCCTCGCCGCCGCGTTCGTCGCCTCGGCCGGGTGCGCCGACTTCGACTCACAGCAGTCCACTGCAGATCAGGGCACCTTCAGCGAGGTGCCGAGCGAGATGTACCGACCGCAGGCGCCGACCGCCCCGGAGTCGCCCGACGACCAGGGCGGCGACCCGCCGACGGGACCCTGCGTCGACCCGAATCCGTCGGTGATCGCCACCTGCCTGGACCAGACGGCGGGCGTCCGACCGGCCGATGCCCAGGGCAAGACCACCTACGTCGCCGAACGCGTCACCGGCAAGATCATCCTGTCCAAGCGCTACGGGCCGCAGCGGGCGGTGGCCACGGTCCCGGTGGACGGCTCCGGCGACGGCGGACTCGTCGACTTCGAGTTGTCTCCGACGTGGCTCGAGGACCAGATGATCTTCGCCCTGATCACGACGCCGTCGGACAACCGCGTCGTTCGCATCGCGCCGTCCGGATCCGTCAAACCGATCCTCACCGGCATCCCGAAGGGCGCCACCGGCAACATGGGCTCGATCGCGTTCACCGGCCCCGACACGCTCACCGTCGCGACCGGCGATGCGGGCGATCCGGGCGCCGCTCAGGACCGATCGTCGTTGGCGGGCAAGATCTTCGAGATCAACCCGAATCAGCCCGCGCCGAAGCCGGACGTCCTCGCCTCGGGACTGGGCTCGAACGTCGCGCTGTGTCGCGACCCCGACAACGGCCAGATGTACGTCACCGACAGCGGACGCGCGGGAGACCGCCTGTCCCTCGTGACTCAGAAGAGCCTCAAGACGCTGTGGACGTGGGCCGACCGGCCGGGGCTCACCGGCTGCGCGACCGGCACGGACACGATCTCGGTGGCCGTCGGCGCCAAGAAGCGCATCGACGTGTTCACCAAACCCGACAGCGCGAACCCGGTCCTGACCGAACCGACGGCCGACGACGTGTCCAAGACCTACGGCGCGGTCGGTCGGATGACGACCTTCGGCGGAGCGTTCCAGCTCGCGACGATCAACAAGACCCTGCCCGGGATGAAGACCGAGTCGTTCGACGACCGCGTCGCCGTCCACGTACCGCAGGGCGGCAGCGAAGACCGGACGTGA
- a CDS encoding acetolactate synthase large subunit, translating into MSNPAAAHGSGGRPQSPSTESMRSGDAVVAPERVTGAQSVVRTLEELGVQTVFGIPGGAVLPVYDPLLDSTKVRHVLVRHEQGAGHAATGYAQVAGRAGVMMATSGPGATNLVTPLADAQMDSVPVVAITGQVGRALIGTDGFQEADISGITMPVTKHNFLVSSAADIPRIIAEAFYIAESGRPGAVLVDIPKDILQAQTTFSWPPQFDLPGYRPVTRPHGKQIREAARLIQQARRPVLYVGGGVIKAEASPELLELAELTGIPVVTTLMARGAFPDSHELHMGMPGMHGAVGAVAALQRADLLITLGARFDDRVTGRLDSFAPDAKVIHADVDPAEIGKNRDVDVPIVGDVQAVIVDLLEALRAEHATGGAKSDLGKWWEYLDDIRKTYPLSYDPQSDGSLSPEFVIEQLGKAAGPDAVYVAGVGQHQMWAAQFVKYEKPRTWLNSGGLGTMGYSIPAAMGAKAAAPDKEVWAIDGDGCFQMTNQELATCAIEGIPIKVALINNGNLGMVRQWQTLFYDQRYSNTDLSTHSRMIPDFVKLADALGCVALRVEREEDVAPAIAKAREINDRPVLIDFIVGKDAQVWPMVAAGTGNDEIMAARDIRPLFDDDEAAADPAEIHDTMDREQATTEGDSL; encoded by the coding sequence GTGAGTAATCCAGCAGCAGCACACGGGTCCGGGGGACGACCGCAGTCGCCGTCCACCGAGTCGATGCGCTCGGGCGACGCGGTCGTCGCTCCCGAGCGGGTCACCGGCGCGCAGTCGGTGGTCCGGACGCTCGAAGAGCTCGGCGTCCAGACCGTGTTCGGCATTCCCGGTGGAGCCGTCCTCCCGGTGTACGATCCGCTCCTCGACTCGACCAAGGTCCGCCATGTCCTGGTTCGCCACGAGCAGGGCGCAGGCCATGCCGCGACCGGTTACGCCCAGGTCGCGGGCCGGGCAGGCGTCATGATGGCGACCTCGGGTCCGGGTGCGACCAACCTGGTGACCCCGCTGGCGGACGCGCAGATGGACTCGGTCCCGGTCGTCGCGATCACCGGACAGGTCGGTCGCGCACTCATCGGCACCGACGGATTCCAGGAGGCCGACATCTCCGGAATCACCATGCCGGTCACCAAGCACAACTTCCTGGTGAGTTCGGCCGCCGACATCCCGCGCATCATCGCCGAGGCGTTCTACATCGCCGAGAGCGGTCGCCCCGGCGCGGTCCTGGTCGACATTCCGAAGGACATCCTGCAGGCCCAGACCACGTTCTCGTGGCCGCCGCAGTTCGATCTTCCCGGCTACCGTCCGGTGACCCGCCCGCACGGCAAGCAGATCCGCGAGGCAGCCCGGCTGATCCAGCAGGCACGACGACCGGTCCTGTACGTCGGCGGCGGAGTCATCAAGGCCGAGGCCTCGCCGGAGCTGCTCGAGCTGGCCGAGTTGACGGGAATCCCGGTCGTCACCACGCTGATGGCGCGCGGTGCGTTCCCGGACAGCCACGAGCTGCACATGGGCATGCCCGGCATGCACGGCGCGGTCGGGGCGGTCGCCGCCCTGCAGCGCGCAGATCTCCTGATCACGTTGGGCGCCCGCTTCGACGACCGCGTCACCGGGCGTCTGGACTCGTTCGCACCGGACGCCAAGGTCATCCACGCCGACGTCGACCCGGCCGAGATCGGTAAGAACCGCGACGTCGACGTCCCGATCGTCGGCGACGTGCAGGCGGTCATCGTCGACCTGCTCGAGGCACTGCGCGCCGAGCACGCGACCGGCGGCGCCAAGTCCGATCTGGGCAAGTGGTGGGAGTACCTGGACGACATCCGGAAGACGTATCCGCTCAGCTACGATCCGCAGTCCGACGGATCGCTCTCGCCGGAGTTCGTCATCGAGCAACTCGGCAAGGCGGCCGGCCCGGACGCGGTCTACGTCGCCGGAGTCGGTCAGCATCAGATGTGGGCCGCACAGTTCGTCAAGTACGAGAAGCCGCGCACCTGGCTGAACTCGGGCGGTCTGGGCACGATGGGATACTCGATCCCGGCCGCGATGGGCGCCAAGGCCGCCGCTCCGGACAAAGAGGTGTGGGCCATCGACGGCGACGGATGCTTCCAGATGACCAACCAGGAGCTCGCGACCTGCGCGATCGAGGGCATCCCGATCAAGGTCGCCCTGATCAACAACGGCAATCTCGGCATGGTCCGTCAGTGGCAGACCCTGTTCTACGATCAGCGCTACTCGAACACCGACCTGTCGACGCACTCGCGGATGATCCCGGACTTCGTCAAGCTCGCCGACGCCCTCGGCTGCGTGGCCCTCCGCGTCGAACGCGAAGAGGACGTCGCCCCGGCGATCGCGAAGGCGCGGGAGATCAACGACCGCCCGGTCCTCATCGACTTCATCGTCGGTAAGGACGCCCAGGTGTGGCCGATGGTCGCCGCGGGCACCGGCAACGACGAGATCATGGCCGCCCGCGACATCCGTCCGCTCTTCGACGACGACGAGGCTGCGGCCGACCCGGCCGAGATCCACGACACGATGGATCGCGAGCAGGCCACCACGGAAGGGGATTCGCTGTGA